From one Deinococcus aetherius genomic stretch:
- a CDS encoding HPP family protein codes for MSQATGRQPGIPQALWAPLSAGALILVIGLFGLAAHQPLLFPSLGPTAFLQTETPDQPSARPYHVVVGHLVGLLAGFFAVWVFGATGAPSVLATHDLTAPRVWASVLAVALTLLGGLVLHASHPPAAATTLLASLGGFPPTVRSTVTVMGGVLLVTLLGEVLRRLRLRQTGVP; via the coding sequence GTGAGTCAAGCGACCGGGCGACAACCGGGCATTCCCCAGGCGCTCTGGGCTCCCCTCTCGGCCGGGGCCCTGATCCTCGTGATCGGGCTCTTCGGCCTGGCCGCACACCAGCCGCTGCTGTTTCCAAGCCTGGGGCCGACGGCGTTCCTGCAAACCGAGACGCCGGACCAACCCAGCGCACGGCCCTATCACGTCGTCGTCGGGCACCTCGTGGGCCTCCTCGCGGGCTTTTTCGCCGTGTGGGTGTTCGGGGCGACGGGTGCGCCCAGTGTCCTCGCGACGCATGACCTCACGGCGCCCCGGGTTTGGGCCTCGGTCCTGGCGGTCGCCCTGACCCTGCTGGGCGGCCTCGTGCTGCACGCCTCGCACCCTCCGGCGGCCGCGACGACCCTGCTCGCCTCGCTGGGCGGCTTCCCGCCGACCGTCCGCAGCACCGTCACGGTGATGGGCGGCGTGCTCCTGGTCACCCTGCTCGGGGAGGTCCTTCGGCGCCTGCGCCTGCGGCAAACAGGCGTGCCGTGA
- a CDS encoding formate/nitrite transporter family protein, producing MTPEAVQAEEHPEARPAASAEPNSKPEDGAMAEAEERRAISPTVVHETIRKEGEEELSRSTSALGWSGLAAGLSMGFSLVAEGLLRQHLPDVSWRPLISKFGYSVGFLIVVLGRQQLFTENTLTPILPLLHNWSLGKLGQVARLWITVLLTNLLGALLFAWVVGNTEAFDAATRASFAEIGRAAAEPPFWTILVRGVFAGWLIALMVWLLPAAETARVSIIVILTFLVGLGEFSHIIAGSVEVLYLVTTGALSFGKYLVDYMVPTLLGNILGGVTLVAALNHAQVVAGDRKGRQAG from the coding sequence GTGACCCCTGAAGCCGTTCAGGCCGAGGAGCACCCGGAAGCCAGACCTGCGGCCAGCGCAGAGCCGAACTCGAAGCCCGAAGACGGGGCGATGGCCGAGGCCGAGGAGCGCCGGGCCATCTCGCCCACGGTGGTGCATGAGACCATCCGCAAGGAGGGTGAGGAGGAGTTGAGCCGCTCCACCTCGGCCCTGGGGTGGTCGGGCCTTGCGGCGGGCCTCTCGATGGGATTCTCACTCGTCGCCGAGGGTCTGCTGCGTCAGCACCTGCCCGACGTGTCGTGGAGGCCCCTGATCTCCAAGTTCGGGTACAGCGTCGGCTTCCTGATCGTGGTGCTGGGGCGACAGCAACTGTTCACCGAGAACACCCTGACACCGATCCTCCCGTTGCTGCATAACTGGAGTCTGGGCAAACTCGGACAGGTGGCCCGGCTGTGGATCACGGTCCTGCTCACCAACCTGCTCGGGGCGTTGCTGTTCGCGTGGGTGGTGGGAAACACCGAGGCTTTCGATGCCGCAACCCGCGCCAGCTTCGCGGAAATAGGCCGGGCGGCGGCAGAGCCCCCGTTCTGGACGATCCTTGTCCGGGGCGTCTTCGCGGGCTGGCTGATCGCGCTGATGGTGTGGCTGTTGCCCGCCGCCGAGACCGCGCGGGTGAGCATCATCGTCATCCTCACCTTTCTGGTGGGGCTCGGGGAGTTCAGCCACATCATCGCCGGGTCGGTGGAGGTGCTGTACCTCGTCACCACCGGTGCCCTTTCGTTCGGCAAGTACCTGGTGGACTACATGGTTCCCACCCTGCTCGGCAACATCCTGGGTGGCGTGACGCTCGTGGCAGCCCTCAATCACGCTCAGGTCGTGGCGGGCGACAGGAAGGGAAGGCAGGCAGGGTGA
- a CDS encoding transposase has translation MKQKRFSEEQIIKLLQDTKKGEKSVEELCREAGCSTASFSSKTSLVLPLSVYQNGSCGRCAGRRGARTTLPDAAPDTCRGWANGRAATAEHRPDEGGAERRR, from the coding sequence ATGAAGCAGAAGCGATTCAGCGAGGAACAAATCATCAAGCTGCTCCAGGACACTAAAAAGGGTGAAAAATCGGTGGAGGAGCTGTGCCGGGAGGCCGGGTGCAGCACGGCCTCCTTTTCGTCGAAGACGAGCCTCGTGCTGCCGTTGTCCGTATACCAGAATGGCTCGTGTGGAAGGTGTGCGGGGAGGCGAGGGGCACGTACGACCCTTCCAGATGCTGCGCCGGATACGTGCCGAGGGTGGGCAAACGGGCGTGCAGCGACCGCAGAGCATCGACCTGATGAGGGAGGGGCGGAGCGGCGGCGGTGA